A single genomic interval of Drosophila virilis strain 15010-1051.87 chromosome 2, Dvir_AGI_RSII-ME, whole genome shotgun sequence harbors:
- the LOC6632369 gene encoding protein MEMO1, which produces MSVRRATHAGSWYTDSGSDLSRQLDRWLGAADLSHGPARAIIAPHAGYAYCGACGAFAYRQVSPVVVKRIFILGPSHHVRLRGCALSVAKKCRTPLYDLKIDTQVNAELEKTGQFSWMDMKSDEDEHSIEMHLPYIAKVMEDFKDQFTIVPIIVGSLNPEQEAQYGSLLANYFMDPTNLFVISSDFCHWGQRFSYTYYDRSCGPIHKCIEQLDKQGMDIIEKLSPTAFTEYLRKYNNTICGRHPIGVMLGAIKALQDQGFKNMSFKFLKYAQSSQCLDMEDSSVSYASGSLIFEN; this is translated from the exons ATGTCCGTCAGGAGAGCAACGCACGCAGGAAGCTGGTACACAGATTCCG GCTCGGATCTCTCCAGGCAATTGGATCGCTGGCTGGGTGCTGCAGACTTGTCGCATGGACCGGCGCGTGCCATTATTGCACC ACATGCCGGCTATGCTTATTGTGGTGCCTGCGGTGCATTTGCCTATCGCCAAGTGAGCCCCGTTGTTGT TAAACGCATATTCATATTGGGTCCATCGCATCATGTACGACTACGCGGCTGTGCCCTATCGGTGGCGAAAAAGTGTAGGACACCATTATATGATCTCAAAATTGATACGCAAG TCAATGCCGAGCTGGAAAAGACGGGTCAGTTCTCCTGGATGGACATGAAATCTGATGAGGATGAGCACTCCATAGAAATGCATTTGCCTTACATAGCCAAAGTAATGGAGGA CTTTAAGGACCAGTTCACCATTGTGCCTATAATTGTCGGTTCACTGAATCCCGAGCAGGAGGCACAGTATGGCAGCCTGTTGGCCAACTATTTTATGGATCCAACGAATCTATTTGTGATATCTTCCGATTTTTGCCATTGGGGCCAACGTTTCAGTTACACATACTATGATCGCTCCTGCGGTCCTATACACAAATGCATCGAGCAGCTGGACAAGCAGGGTATGGACATCATCGAGAAGCTTAGCCCGACCGCGTTTACAGAGTATTTGcgcaaatataataatacgaTATGCGGACGTCATCCTATTGGCGTTATGCTAGGCGCTATTAAAGCCCTGCAGGATCAGGGATTTAAAAATATGAGCTTTAAATTTCTCAAGTACGCACAGAGCAGCCAGTGCCTGGACATGGAGGATTCCAGCGTTAGCTACGCCTCCGGTTCTCTCATCTTTGAGaattaa
- the LOC6632370 gene encoding uncharacterized protein, translated as MDKGKQGDELLLRIRNELTAILEENNSNDPKRRISYEDIMKPTPLPSLEPSKNKKKKTSSKLQIYHNPQTHRQSIGGKSITMKPSNARLSAGQKPSSEELSSSTSIGTSSATSFRDMLPSLDHSLTAEFLDSQSAKSIDEDMQKMQLELGKSYELFQGIGEKFEAINFSGLKSRIRNLNLNNMPNDLGKATTNELHKMFESRFVQNRLDKLTANVVDDFRRHPGEFGDIPELSKFFQACSQLEHGLDNLKQQRKRTNELEKRMCWATEIAYDRMAEIRNSVGDKPESNF; from the exons ATGGATAAAGGTAAACAAGGCGATGAGTTATTACTTCGTATACGAAATGAGCTGACAGCCATTCTGGAGGAAAA TAATAGCAACGATCCGAAGCGCAGGATTTCATACGAGGATATTATGAAACCTACACCGCTGCCCTCTTTGGAGcctagcaaaaacaaaaagaaaaagactTCGAgtaaattgcaaatatatcaTAATCCCCAAACACATCGCCAGTCAATTGGTGGCAAATCGATTACCATGAAGCCATCGAATGCACGCCTGAGCGCTGGCCAGAAACCGTCTAGCGAAGAGTTGTCATCATCAACATCGATTGGTACATCGAGTGCTACATCGTTCCGAGACATGCTGCCCAGCTTGGACCACAGTTTAACTGCGGAGTTTCTGGATTCTCAGAGTGCTAAGTCCATAGATGAGGATATGCAAAAAATGCAGCTGGAATTGGGCAAAAGCTATGAATTGTTTCAGGGCATTGGTGAGAAATTTGAAGCAATCAATTTTAGTGGTCTCAAGTCACGCATACgcaacttaaatttaaataatatgccAAATGATCTCGGCAAAGCCACAACTAACGAGCTACACAAAATGTTCGAGTCCAGGTTCGTCCAGAATCGTTTGGACAAGTTAACCGCAAATGTTGTAGACGATTTTCGCCGTCATCCCGGCGAATTTGGCGATATACCCGAACTGAGCAAATTCTTTCAGGCCTGCTCACAACTGGAGCACGGTCTGGACAACCTGAAGCAACAGCGTAAGCGCACCAACGAGCTGGAGAAGCGTATGTGTTGGGCCACTGAGATCGCGTACGATCGCATGGCGGAAATTCGCAATTCAGTTGGCGACAAGCCAGAATCTAATTTCTAG